In Colius striatus isolate bColStr4 chromosome 17, bColStr4.1.hap1, whole genome shotgun sequence, the following proteins share a genomic window:
- the LOC133627068 gene encoding scale keratin-like: MSCSELCPPKASVAVPQPIAESCNELCARQCPDSTAFIQPPPVVVTFPGPILSSFPQQAVVGSSGAPAFGGSLGLGGLYGAGATLGSGGLCTFGRAYAAPACSPCAVPRYSKKLWDTCGPC; this comes from the coding sequence ATGTCTTGCTCCGAGCTGTGCCCACCAAAGGCCAGCGTGGCCGTGCCCCAGCCCATCGCTGAGAGCTGCAACGAGCTGTGCGCCCGGCAGTGCCCCGACTCCACGGCCTTCATCCAGCCGCCCCCCGTCGTCGTCACCTtccccggccccatcctcagctccttcccgcagCAAGCCGTGGTGGGCTCCTCCGGAGCACCCGCCTTTgggggctccctggggctggggggcctCTACGGCGCCGGGGCCACGCTGGGCTCGGGGGGCCTCTGCACCTTTGGCAGAGCCTACGCTGCTCCCGCCTGCAGCCCTTGCGCCGTGCCCCGCTACAGCAAGAAGCTCTGGGACACCTGCGGGCCCTGCTAG